GTGACCTCGCTGGGCTACTGTCTAGGCGGCCGGCTCTCCTATCTCTGCGCGCTGGACGGCGGCGTCGATGCAGCGGTGTGCTTCTATCCCGGGGGCATCGCCAACCTGCTCGATCGCGTGCCCTCCCACGATATCCCTCTGCAGTTCCACTTCGGCGGGCAGGATGCGCATATCACCCAGGACCACATCGGCCAGGTCCGCGAGGCGATCGGGGAGCGAGGCAATGTGGACATCAACATCTACGATGATGCCGATCACGGTTTCAACTGCTGGGCACGCAGCGCCTACCACCGCCATGCGGCCGCCCTCTCCCATGGCCGTACCTTGAGCTTTATCGAAACCGTAGTGAACTGATACAGGCCTAGGAGATCGCATTCAGCCGCCGCAGCTCGCGCATCAAGCCACTGTGGTCGAGCTCGCCGTCGCCATACTCGACCATGGCGGCGAACAGTGTGTCGGCAACCCGTGCCACGGGCAGCTCCAGCCCCAGCGCTTCGGCGCGTGCC
This DNA window, taken from Halomonas sp. TA22, encodes the following:
- a CDS encoding dienelactone hydrolase family protein, with protein sequence MTTQWIDLTARDGGTFQGYLALPPAGKGPGIVLLQEIFGVNAHIRSVAEQYAQDGYVVLVPDLFWRQEPSVELGYDGEDKEKAFTLMKALDNVQAIDDISCAVTSLRARPECEGRVTSLGYCLGGRLSYLCALDGGVDAAVCFYPGGIANLLDRVPSHDIPLQFHFGGQDAHITQDHIGQVREAIGERGNVDINIYDDADHGFNCWARSAYHRHAAALSHGRTLSFIETVVN